Proteins from a single region of Bacteroidota bacterium:
- the nth gene encoding endonuclease III, translated as MTRTDRARLTLARLRETIERPETELQYQTEFHLLVAVILSAQCTDARVNLVTPDLFAAYPTPEAMAEAEAEDIFPYIRSVSYPNNKAKALAVTARKIMDDFGGEVPRTHKELTTLRGVGRKTANVVVAVAFDEPAIAVDTHVFRLANRIGLVDEAPTPRAVEDGLRRVIPREAWGEAHHLLILHGRYTCTARSPKCEACTLTDPSTGSGQALCRYYTRLQKLPASLSGLDPKKGTYYCKTNSRYFDEPVTRTDRYGVEQLADPVSGSMNVFLTKTGETTKQVKDYRIG; from the coding sequence GTGACCCGCACCGACCGCGCCCGCCTCACGCTCGCCCGGCTCCGCGAGACCATCGAACGGCCCGAGACCGAACTGCAGTACCAGACCGAGTTCCATCTCCTCGTCGCCGTCATCCTCTCGGCGCAGTGCACCGACGCGCGCGTCAACCTCGTCACGCCGGACCTCTTCGCGGCCTACCCGACGCCGGAGGCGATGGCCGAAGCCGAGGCCGAAGATATTTTCCCCTACATCCGCTCGGTGTCGTACCCGAACAACAAGGCGAAGGCCCTCGCGGTGACGGCGCGCAAGATCATGGACGACTTCGGTGGCGAGGTGCCGCGGACCCACAAGGAGCTGACGACGCTGCGCGGGGTCGGGCGCAAGACGGCCAACGTCGTCGTCGCTGTCGCGTTCGACGAACCGGCGATCGCGGTGGACACGCACGTCTTCCGGCTGGCTAACCGGATCGGGCTCGTGGACGAGGCCCCGACGCCGCGCGCCGTCGAGGACGGCCTCCGCCGCGTGATCCCGCGCGAGGCGTGGGGCGAGGCGCACCACCTGCTCATCCTGCACGGCCGCTACACCTGCACCGCCCGCAGCCCCAAGTGCGAGGCGTGCACGCTGACCGATCCTTCGACAGGCTCAGGACAGGCTCTGTGCCGCTACTACACCCGTCTCCAGAAGCTGCCCGCCTCGCTCTCCGGCCTCGACCCCAAGAAGGGCACCTACTACTGCAAGACCAACAGCCGCTACTTCGACGAGCCCGTGACCCGGACCGACCGCTACGGCGTCGAGCAGCTCGCCGACCCTGTCTCGGGCTCGATGAACGTCTTCCTCACCAAGACCGGCGAGACGACGAAGCAGGTCAAGGACTACCGGATCGGCTGA
- a CDS encoding PP2C family serine/threonine-protein phosphatase, with protein sequence MSWLSRRPTAAHEPSGAFPLLDVAVLTDIGRVREQNEDAGRYVRPGDEATRRRQGVLVLVADGMGGHAGGAVASSLAVDRVPKTYYGAEAAPAEALRAAVQTANRTIYDTAQRDPSLYRMGTTCTALVLRTAAPDEADGPTALEAVMAHVGDSRLYLLRGGRLRQMTEDDSVVGELVRRGLLTPEEARHHEHRHVITRALGLDPVVQVSQWERPLRVEPGDTFVLASDGLFDLVEDDLIARTVADAEAAEAATGLIALANERGGRDNITVGVVRVLSPADDPGRTTGITRTLPSFP encoded by the coding sequence ATGAGCTGGCTCTCCCGCCGTCCAACCGCTGCGCATGAGCCGTCGGGAGCGTTCCCCCTGCTCGACGTAGCCGTGCTGACCGACATCGGGCGCGTCCGCGAGCAGAACGAGGACGCCGGGCGGTACGTCCGTCCCGGCGACGAGGCGACGCGGCGGCGCCAGGGCGTCCTCGTACTCGTCGCCGACGGCATGGGCGGGCACGCCGGCGGAGCCGTCGCCAGTTCGCTCGCCGTAGACAGGGTTCCAAAGACGTACTACGGGGCCGAGGCGGCACCGGCCGAGGCGCTCCGGGCGGCCGTCCAGACTGCAAACCGCACCATCTACGACACCGCCCAGCGCGACCCCAGCCTGTACCGAATGGGAACGACCTGCACGGCCCTGGTCCTACGCACGGCGGCACCCGACGAGGCGGACGGACCGACTGCGCTGGAAGCCGTCATGGCCCACGTCGGCGACAGCCGGCTCTACCTGCTGCGGGGCGGCCGGCTCCGCCAGATGACCGAGGACGACTCGGTCGTGGGCGAGCTCGTGCGCCGGGGGCTGCTGACGCCCGAGGAGGCGCGGCACCACGAGCACCGCCACGTCATCACCCGCGCGCTCGGCCTCGACCCGGTCGTGCAGGTGTCCCAGTGGGAGCGCCCGCTCCGCGTCGAGCCCGGCGACACCTTCGTCCTCGCCTCGGACGGGCTATTCGACCTCGTCGAAGACGACCTCATCGCCCGCACCGTCGCCGACGCCGAAGCCGCCGAGGCCGCAACCGGACTCATCGCCCTCGCCAACGAGCGCGGCGGGCGCGACAACATCACCGTCGGGGTCGTGCGCGTCCTCTCCCCGGCCGACGACCCCGGACGGACCACGGGCATCACCCGCACGCTGCCGTCGTTTCCCTGA
- the ribE gene encoding 6,7-dimethyl-8-ribityllumazine synthase, translating to MPNFIEGPLVVSGARFGIVAGRFNEFITRPLIDGALDALGRHGADLDTVDVAWCPGAFEIPLVAKKMAASGTYDAVICLGAVIRGATSHYDYVAGGVASGIAEASLSTGVPVLFGVLTVDSIEQAIERAGTKAGNKGAEAAAGAIEMVNLLRELGPSRS from the coding sequence ATGCCCAACTTCATCGAAGGCCCGCTCGTCGTCTCCGGTGCCCGCTTCGGCATCGTAGCCGGGCGGTTCAACGAGTTTATCACGCGCCCTCTCATCGACGGCGCGCTCGACGCGCTCGGCCGCCACGGGGCCGACCTCGACACGGTGGACGTGGCGTGGTGTCCGGGTGCGTTCGAGATTCCGCTCGTGGCGAAGAAGATGGCAGCCTCGGGGACCTACGACGCCGTCATCTGCCTCGGCGCGGTGATCCGCGGAGCGACCTCGCACTACGACTACGTCGCCGGCGGCGTAGCCTCTGGGATCGCCGAGGCCTCGCTCAGCACCGGAGTCCCGGTCCTGTTCGGCGTGCTCACGGTCGATTCCATCGAGCAGGCCATCGAGCGCGCCGGGACGAAGGCGGGCAACAAGGGAGCCGAGGCGGCGGCTGGAGCCATCGAGATGGTGAACCTGCTGCGCGAGCTGGGCCCTTCCCGTTCGTAA
- a CDS encoding two-component regulator propeller domain-containing protein, whose protein sequence is MRLLPLLLAVLLLTVSPASAQDDRWQAFPSLRNAQAVTASDEALWVGTDGGVYRYAPDTGEIERFTPVDGLSGVDVEAITYDAARDVVWVGYPDGALDRVDATSGEVQPFFEIAQADRFNARGINRIDVAADSLLISTEFGVVVFDAVRGEVRDTYERFGTLAGGTSVGDVVPAPLPDGQPGLWVGTRGGIAYAPLAAPNLREPSAWTLDTDTLTDVLSLAFFDGTLFAGTERITDPNNGDIVTPGGGYRRVNGQWTRFTSATRSFFDLFVLDDDLIAAAVFQVLRIDGAGQVSSYRLTGAGGFLGGTAGPDGRVWVGDRIEGLIAFPLLEPLEPGVVEPDLRLIPDGPLTNAILDLDVDREGNVWAGFVAPNDRINGFARFDGAAWTNFSLANGALPDRATVRTVHADAQGNVWFGTEGRGVFQYAPDDEVTLYTQENSTLEQSSDSNPDFIIADGVDTDASGRLWATNKFAALPLHLRTPDGVWTALDRPSGVSTNYAYESVYIDSFGQKWITGNRDSGFLVLDTGADPLDVADDRAAVVRSAGSVGTGLPSDEVNAIVEDRSGRLWIGTERGLATVFSPGSIFVGDPAQQITWTRTPDGASFFLRDLRVLDIAVDAADRKWLASDAGAWLINAEGNEVLANFTTENAPLPSDVIAAVDIDDATGAVYFATSGGVYRYDGDALAPSATAEDLFIYPNPVRASGGALPEIAITGLVDRADVRVLTVDGQVVASFDTRGGSVRWDGRDRRTGDLVPSGVYIVAAAGQDGEGTAYGKIAVIR, encoded by the coding sequence ATGCGCCTACTCCCTCTGCTGCTCGCCGTCTTACTTCTGACGGTGTCCCCCGCTTCCGCTCAGGACGACCGCTGGCAGGCCTTTCCCTCGCTCCGCAACGCCCAGGCGGTGACGGCCTCGGACGAGGCGCTCTGGGTCGGCACCGACGGCGGCGTCTACCGGTACGCGCCGGACACGGGCGAGATCGAACGCTTCACGCCCGTCGATGGGCTGAGCGGCGTGGACGTGGAGGCGATCACGTACGACGCGGCGCGCGATGTGGTGTGGGTTGGCTACCCGGACGGCGCGCTGGACCGGGTGGACGCCACCTCAGGCGAGGTGCAGCCCTTCTTCGAAATCGCCCAGGCCGACCGGTTCAACGCGCGCGGCATCAACCGCATCGACGTGGCGGCCGACTCGCTGCTCATCTCGACCGAGTTTGGCGTCGTCGTCTTCGACGCGGTCCGGGGCGAGGTGCGCGACACGTATGAGCGCTTCGGCACGCTCGCGGGCGGCACCTCGGTGGGGGACGTAGTCCCGGCACCACTTCCCGACGGGCAGCCCGGGCTCTGGGTCGGGACGCGCGGCGGCATCGCCTACGCGCCGCTCGCTGCGCCGAACCTGCGCGAGCCCTCGGCCTGGACGCTGGACACCGATACGCTGACCGACGTGCTCAGCCTCGCGTTCTTCGACGGAACGCTCTTCGCAGGCACAGAGCGAATCACGGATCCCAACAACGGCGACATCGTCACGCCGGGCGGGGGATACCGGCGCGTGAACGGGCAGTGGACGCGGTTCACGTCTGCGACGCGGTCGTTCTTCGACCTGTTCGTGCTGGACGACGACCTTATCGCCGCGGCAGTCTTCCAGGTGCTTCGAATCGACGGGGCGGGGCAGGTCAGCAGCTATCGTCTGACCGGGGCAGGGGGATTCCTGGGCGGAACGGCCGGGCCGGACGGCCGGGTGTGGGTCGGAGACCGCATCGAGGGGCTCATCGCGTTTCCGTTGCTCGAACCGCTTGAGCCGGGTGTCGTCGAGCCGGACCTCAGACTAATCCCCGACGGACCGCTTACGAATGCCATCCTGGACCTCGACGTGGACCGGGAGGGGAACGTCTGGGCAGGGTTTGTGGCTCCCAACGACCGCATCAACGGCTTCGCCCGCTTCGACGGAGCAGCGTGGACCAACTTCTCGCTCGCCAACGGGGCGCTGCCTGACCGCGCGACCGTCCGCACGGTCCATGCCGACGCGCAGGGCAACGTGTGGTTCGGGACTGAGGGCCGAGGTGTCTTTCAGTACGCCCCCGACGACGAGGTGACCCTGTACACGCAGGAGAACTCGACGCTGGAGCAATCGTCGGACAGCAACCCGGACTTCATCATCGCCGACGGCGTGGACACGGACGCCAGCGGGCGGCTCTGGGCGACCAACAAGTTCGCCGCACTGCCGCTGCACCTGCGTACGCCCGACGGCGTGTGGACAGCCCTCGACCGTCCCAGCGGCGTCTCGACCAACTATGCGTACGAGAGCGTCTATATCGACTCGTTCGGGCAGAAGTGGATTACGGGCAACCGGGACAGTGGCTTCCTGGTCCTGGACACGGGCGCGGACCCGCTGGACGTGGCAGACGACCGGGCGGCCGTCGTCCGGTCGGCGGGCTCGGTGGGGACGGGGCTACCGAGCGACGAGGTGAACGCCATCGTCGAGGACCGCAGCGGACGCCTTTGGATCGGCACCGAGCGCGGCCTGGCGACGGTCTTTTCGCCCGGCTCCATCTTCGTCGGCGACCCGGCGCAGCAGATCACCTGGACGCGGACGCCGGACGGCGCGTCGTTCTTCCTGCGCGACCTCCGCGTGCTCGACATCGCGGTCGACGCGGCGGACCGTAAGTGGCTCGCCTCGGACGCCGGGGCGTGGCTGATCAACGCCGAGGGCAACGAGGTCCTCGCCAACTTCACGACCGAAAACGCGCCGCTGCCGTCGGACGTGATCGCGGCCGTAGACATCGACGACGCGACCGGGGCCGTCTACTTCGCCACGAGCGGCGGCGTCTACCGCTACGACGGCGACGCCCTCGCGCCTTCGGCGACGGCTGAGGACTTGTTTATCTACCCCAACCCGGTGCGGGCCAGCGGCGGCGCGCTCCCGGAGATCGCCATCACGGGCCTTGTGGACCGCGCCGACGTGCGCGTGCTCACGGTCGACGGGCAGGTCGTCGCCTCGTTCGACACGCGCGGCGGGAGCGTCCGCTGGGACGGGCGCGACCGCCGGACGGGCGACCTCGTGCCGTCGGGGGTCTACATCGTGGCCGCGGCCGGGCAGGACGGCGAGGGAACGGCGTACGGCAAGATCGCGGTGATCCGCTAG
- a CDS encoding DUF4105 domain-containing protein has protein sequence MILRCLTLTLLLTATSAAQPEASLPQLSPQAEVSLLTMLPGDEVYALYGHTAIRIADPALGLDRTYNYGNFDFDQPFFIARFARGLLDYELAVEEAQRTIDVYRFLERPIVAQRLALAPEARQRLFQLLEANSLPENRAYRYDFFFDNCSTRPRDILEAALGQPLDYGTYKPAAATFRDLVAPYDEAMPLTDLGINLGLAVPTDRTATPREAMFLPLELMRAFDTATLDGEPLVASTDTLFWVEGAGMPSAATDWPTGLAWILLALGGALSGAARGKNARPNLMRWFDVGLLGTVGLAGLILGWLWLGTEHAVTGPNWNLAWAWPTHLAVAVLIARRNRPRGLRVYWLLTAVATFGVIAFLPMLPQDFPPIVLPLGVLIVLRAALRSLERKPEPSPSL, from the coding sequence ATGATCCTTCGCTGCCTCACGCTCACACTCCTGCTCACCGCGACGTCCGCCGCCCAGCCCGAGGCGTCGCTGCCCCAGCTCTCGCCCCAGGCCGAGGTGTCGCTCCTGACGATGCTGCCGGGCGACGAGGTCTACGCGCTCTACGGCCACACCGCCATCCGCATCGCGGACCCCGCGCTCGGGCTCGACCGGACCTACAACTACGGCAACTTCGACTTCGACCAGCCCTTCTTCATCGCCCGGTTCGCGCGCGGCTTGCTTGACTACGAACTCGCTGTGGAGGAGGCCCAGCGGACGATCGACGTGTACCGGTTCCTAGAGCGCCCCATCGTCGCGCAGCGGCTCGCGCTCGCGCCCGAGGCGAGGCAGCGGCTCTTCCAGCTCTTGGAGGCGAACTCCCTGCCCGAGAACCGCGCCTACCGCTACGACTTCTTCTTCGACAACTGCTCCACGCGCCCGCGCGACATCCTCGAAGCGGCCCTCGGACAGCCCCTCGACTACGGGACCTACAAACCCGCCGCCGCTACCTTCCGCGACCTCGTCGCGCCCTACGACGAGGCGATGCCGCTGACCGACCTCGGCATCAACCTCGGCCTCGCCGTCCCGACGGACCGGACGGCGACGCCGCGCGAGGCGATGTTTCTCCCACTCGAACTGATGCGAGCCTTCGACACGGCGACGCTGGACGGCGAGCCACTCGTGGCCTCGACCGACACGCTGTTCTGGGTCGAGGGAGCCGGGATGCCGAGCGCGGCGACCGACTGGCCGACGGGGCTGGCATGGATCCTTCTCGCGCTCGGCGGCGCCCTGAGCGGCGCGGCGCGAGGGAAGAACGCGCGGCCGAACCTCATGCGCTGGTTCGATGTGGGGCTACTCGGGACCGTCGGGCTGGCGGGGCTGATCCTCGGGTGGCTGTGGCTCGGGACGGAACACGCCGTGACGGGGCCGAACTGGAACCTGGCGTGGGCGTGGCCGACGCACCTCGCGGTCGCCGTCCTGATCGCGCGGCGCAACCGGCCGCGGGGGCTGCGGGTGTACTGGCTCCTGACCGCCGTCGCTACGTTCGGTGTGATCGCTTTCCTCCCGATGTTGCCGCAAGACTTCCCACCGATTGTGCTACCCCTCGGGGTGCTGATCGTGCTGCGGGCGGCCCTGCGGTCCCTCGAACGCAAGCCCGAACCGTCTCCTTCCCTCTGA
- a CDS encoding succinic semialdehyde dehydrogenase: MQVQDPVLAEALTTRPSTAGTEPVLPPHLSADRLHSLAANATLRGGEHEALTVTAPFTGEPVGEILLATAGDVAYAAERARSAQAAWAARPVAERAQVLVRFHDLLLERQAEGLDLVQLEGGKCRYDAFVEYFALAKTARYYGYHGADYLRAETRTGFLPLLTQAEVHYPPKGLVGNIAPWNFPILLVIGDVLPALLAGNAVVVKPSELTPFSALWGAQLLYEAGLPPEVFHVVPGRGEAVGPALIDAVDYVHFTGSTRVGQIVAEQAGAGLKGLSLELGGKNPVIVRHDADLGKAVQGIREACFVGSGQTCISAERVYVHESIFDDFTARLAAATEAMLVGAGYDFRAHMGSLISQDQLRRVEAHVDDAVAKGAAVVAGGRALPEAGPFFYAPTLLTGVTEGMTLYREETFGPVAALYPFSTDEEAVAHANDSAYGLNASVWTRDLSAGHRIAEQIACGTVGINDGYAAVWSSTDAPMGGMKQSGLGRRHGREGILKFTEAQTIVTQRLAPLTPSAFGLPMSAFAGVVDTAFRLIRHLPGLR, from the coding sequence ATGCAAGTCCAAGACCCTGTTCTCGCCGAAGCCCTCACAACGCGCCCGTCCACGGCCGGCACGGAGCCCGTGCTGCCGCCGCACCTCTCGGCGGACCGGCTGCACAGCCTCGCGGCGAACGCCACGCTGCGCGGCGGCGAGCACGAAGCCCTCACCGTGACGGCCCCCTTCACCGGCGAACCGGTCGGGGAGATCCTCCTCGCCACGGCCGGCGACGTGGCGTACGCCGCCGAGCGCGCCCGGAGCGCCCAGGCCGCGTGGGCAGCCCGCCCCGTCGCCGAGCGCGCCCAGGTCCTCGTCCGCTTCCACGACCTGCTCCTCGAACGCCAGGCCGAGGGCCTCGACCTCGTCCAACTCGAAGGCGGCAAGTGCCGGTACGACGCCTTCGTTGAGTACTTCGCGCTTGCGAAGACGGCGCGCTACTACGGCTACCACGGAGCGGACTACCTCCGGGCCGAGACGCGCACCGGGTTCCTGCCGCTCCTGACGCAGGCCGAGGTGCACTACCCGCCGAAGGGCCTCGTCGGCAACATCGCGCCGTGGAACTTCCCGATCCTGCTCGTGATCGGGGACGTGCTGCCGGCGCTGCTGGCGGGCAACGCCGTCGTCGTGAAACCGTCCGAGCTGACCCCGTTCTCAGCGCTGTGGGGCGCGCAGCTTCTCTACGAGGCCGGCCTGCCGCCGGAGGTCTTCCACGTCGTCCCTGGTCGCGGCGAGGCGGTCGGCCCCGCCCTCATCGACGCGGTCGACTACGTCCACTTCACCGGCAGCACCCGGGTCGGGCAGATCGTGGCCGAGCAGGCGGGCGCCGGCCTCAAAGGGCTCTCGCTCGAACTCGGCGGCAAGAACCCGGTGATCGTCCGCCACGACGCCGACCTCGGCAAGGCCGTGCAGGGCATACGCGAGGCGTGCTTCGTCGGCAGCGGGCAGACCTGCATCTCGGCCGAGCGCGTCTACGTCCACGAATCCATCTTCGACGATTTCACGGCGCGCCTCGCGGCCGCGACCGAGGCGATGCTCGTCGGCGCCGGCTACGACTTCCGGGCGCACATGGGTTCGCTCATCTCGCAGGACCAACTCCGCCGCGTCGAGGCGCACGTCGACGATGCCGTGGCGAAGGGCGCAGCGGTCGTCGCAGGCGGGCGGGCGCTGCCCGAGGCCGGTCCGTTCTTCTACGCCCCGACGCTGCTGACGGGCGTGACCGAAGGCATGACGCTCTACCGCGAGGAGACGTTCGGCCCGGTCGCCGCGCTCTACCCGTTCTCGACCGACGAGGAGGCCGTCGCCCACGCCAACGACAGCGCCTACGGCCTGAACGCGAGCGTGTGGACGCGCGACCTCAGTGCCGGGCACCGCATCGCCGAGCAGATCGCGTGCGGTACGGTCGGCATCAACGATGGCTATGCGGCGGTATGGTCCTCGACCGACGCGCCGATGGGCGGCATGAAGCAGAGCGGCCTCGGGCGGCGGCACGGACGCGAGGGCATCCTCAAGTTCACCGAAGCCCAGACGATTGTGACCCAGCGCCTGGCCCCGCTGACGCCGTCGGCCTTCGGGCTGCCGATGAGCGCCTTCGCTGGGGTGGTGGACACCGCGTTTCGCCTCATCCGGCACCTGCCGGGGCTGCGCTAG
- a CDS encoding FHA domain-containing protein codes for MRAPVPASRPPRIVIHHLSGCKVNQVEAFPADQFATLTFGRSRSVDVHYDPGRHEFVSRRHAAIARNADNVGYTLTDLGSRNGTFLNEQPVTAPTPIHPGDTVRLSLAGPEFVFTLDPAPGLPAGTLPLPAL; via the coding sequence ATGCGTGCTCCCGTTCCAGCGTCCCGGCCGCCGCGCATCGTGATCCACCACCTCAGCGGATGCAAAGTCAACCAGGTCGAAGCGTTTCCCGCCGATCAGTTCGCCACGCTTACCTTTGGGCGCAGCCGCTCGGTGGACGTGCACTACGACCCCGGGCGGCACGAATTTGTCAGCCGCCGCCATGCAGCCATCGCGCGCAACGCCGATAACGTCGGCTACACCCTCACCGACCTCGGCAGCCGCAACGGCACGTTTCTCAATGAGCAGCCCGTCACCGCCCCGACCCCGATTCACCCCGGCGACACGGTGCGCCTCAGCCTGGCTGGTCCCGAGTTCGTCTTCACCCTCGATCCGGCTCCGGGCTTACCGGCCGGCACGCTTCCGCTCCCCGCTCTCTAA